The following proteins come from a genomic window of Chiroxiphia lanceolata isolate bChiLan1 chromosome 16, bChiLan1.pri, whole genome shotgun sequence:
- the RBBP6 gene encoding E3 ubiquitin-protein ligase RBBP6 isoform X5: MMTQSGHEYDPVNYMKKPVGPPPPSYTCFRCGKPGHYIKNCPTNGDKNFESVPRIKKSTGIPRSFMMEVKDPNTKGAMLTNTGKYAIPTIDAEAYAIGKKEKPPFLPEEPSSSSEEDDPIPDELLCLICKDIMTDAVVIPCCGNSYCDECIRTALLESEEHTCPTCHQTDVSPDALIANKFLRQAVNNFKNETGYTKRLRKIQQQQQQQQQQQLPPPPPPPPPPLMRQTITRNLQPLMRPAMARQQDPLMIPLASLASRSALSSLGPGPSMAAGLPVNPSSVVVSDLPPAVSLSLRGEKPDGHFRDPDAVLPPALMTAAELSKSSPLSISSLLEEKGYQVPVLRQPAIPSLLGPQGQSIPTTGHPMRAGALRRPGWELSNRGRPHSDRAQRTQAPSLPASAPVFVPVPPPPLYPPPPHALPLPPGVPPPQFPPQFPPGQPPSAGYTVPPPGYPPAPANMSSAWVPTAVPAAHSNTIPTTQAPPLSREEFYREQRRLKEEEKKKSKLDEFTNDFAKELMEYKKIQKERRRSFSRSKSPYSASSYSRSSYTYSKSRSGSSRSRSYSRSFSRSHSRSYSRSPPYQRRGKGKSRNYRSRSRSHGYHRSRSRSPPYRRYHSRSRSPVFRGQSPTKRTVPQGDAEREYFNRYREVPPYDMKAYYGRSVDFRDPFEKERYREWERNYREWYEKFYKGYAVGAQPRPPVNRENFSPERFGPPGTRRENSPYARGRREEYAAGQSHRNRNIAGNYPEKPGRESHGIKDPTKSKEKEVENPLGDGKGNKHKKHRKRRKGDENEGFPDAELLEGARKPREPVPTEDAKTDSLFMLPSRDDATPVRDEPMEADSIAFKPVSEKEKKEKDKPKAKIEKTKRKVEVAAAPKKDNVVKPAKASQEKVDPDREKSPRTEPPVKKLKEELPKTDSVKTSSSQKDEKALGTPRKVHPKVAKDHPETRPAKEEKAKKEHPKEAKSDKPSSKEDKSKKPAEKSKTSDAKTEKRKRKAEEKVDKEHEAASAKASKPETAESKTSPKGKGEPEGEKGERTPEKDKAAFLNNPSKKIKLNRETGKKIVSGENVPPGKEAAEKPEPSSSKVKPEKAKGKARRKVTTADGASSTLVDYTSTSSTGGSPVRKPEEKPDTKRTVIKTLEEYNNDITAPAEDVIIMIQVPQSKWDKDDFESEEEDIKTTPQVPPAVGKPTSVIKPVSAKTPNPLKHTEKEMEPLEKTQKAVKEASYESAQHDAKSSKSSVSSEKGKTKDRDHSLSDKDTSEKRKSSVQPEKEHSERVAEQGNGKTISQSSKDGRCSEKHDSGRGSAVKDFTPNRDKKSDHDGSREHSSSKRRDEKSESARRKDSPSRTRDSTAAQKSKPREERVEPPKKGPVEPKRSSYSPPRERKPAEHKAVHDSKRPEEHKPPEKNPGKEKEKEKHVPEVKSNKEKEPGGNKPPVKQESPEAKPEKEAVAGQGTAGAVKPKPPVSSSSSAARLSSDLTRETDEAAFVPDYNESDSESNVSAKEEEAAGKTPKEAKEKAVEKAKEEAAAPAPPEQPEAGRSQSQSSPSVSRSRSHSPSESQTRSHSSSASSGESQDSKKKKKKKEKKKHKKHKKHKKHKKHMGNEPELEKSQKHKHKKKKSKKSKDKEKDDQKVKSVTT, encoded by the exons GGAAGCTTATGCTataggaaagaaggagaagcCTCCCTTCCTGCCCGAGGAGCCGTCCTCCTCCTCGGAAGAAGATGATCCTATTCCAGATGAGCTGTTGTGTCTCATTTGTAAGGATATAATGACGGATGCGGTTGTTATTCCCTGCTGTGGAAACAGTTACTGTGATGAAT GTATTAGAACAGCATTGCTGGAGTCTGAGGAACACACATGCCCAACCTGCCATCAGACAGATGTTTCTCCTGATGCTTTAATCGCCAACAAGTTCCTGCGCCAG GCTGTGAACAACTTCAAAAATGAGACCGGCTACACGAAAAGGCTCCGTAAGattcagcaacagcagcagcagcagcagcagcagcagctgcccccaccaccccctccaCCACCACCGCCCCTCATGAGGCAAACGATAACGCGCAACCTGCAGCCGCTGATGCGCCCGGCCATGGCCAGGCAGCAGGATCCACTCATGATCCCTCTGGCTTCCCTGGCTTCCCGCTCCGCCCTCTCATCCTTGGGCCCTGGGCCGTCCATGGCAGCTGGGCTGCCAGTGAATCCATCTTCTGTGGTTGTCTCTGATCTCCCTCCAGCAGTGTCCCTCTCTCTCCGTGGGGAAAAGCCGGACGGACATTTTCG CGATCCTGATGCTGTGTTGCCTCCTGCTCTGATGACCGCGGCTGAGCTTTCCAAATCCTCCCCTTTGTCAATCAGCAGTTTGTTGGAGGAGAag GGCTATCAGGTTCCTGTACTGAGACAACCAGCGATACCAAGTCTTCTGGGCCCTCAAGGACAATCAATACCCACAACTG GTCATCCAATGAGAGCTGGTGCACTTCGCAGGCCAGGCTGGGAACT TTCAAATCGAGGACGCCCGCACAGTGACCGTGCCCAAAGGACTCAGGCCCCATCACTGCCAGCATCAGCACCAGTCTTTGTGCCTGTGCCTCCACCTCCCTTGTATCCTCCACCACCCCATGCACTTCCTCTTCCTCCGGGGGTACCACCACCACAGTTTCCTCCTCAGTTTCCACCTGGGCAGCCTCCATCCGCTGGGTACACTGTCCCCCCTCCCGGATatcccccagctcctgcaaaCATGTCATCAGCTTGGGTCCCAACAGCAGTGCCAGCGGCTCATTCAAACACCATCCCAACGACACAAGCACCTCCTCTCTCTAGGGAGGAGTTTTACAGAGAGCAGCGGAGGCTTAAAGAGGA ggaaaagaaaaagtccaAACTTGATGAGTTTACAAATGATTTTGCTAAGGAATTGATGGAATATAAAAAGATTCAAAAGGAGCGTAGGCGTTCGTTTTCCAG gTCCAAGTCTCCCTATAGTGCTTCATCTTACTCTAGAAGCTCGTACACCTACTCGAAGTCCCGCTCAGGTTCCTCCCGCTCTCGCTCCTACTCGCGCTCCTTTAGCCGTTCCCATTCCCGTTCCTACTCGCGGTCGCCGCCGTATCAGAGAAGAGGCAAAGGGAAGAGCCGGAACTACCGCTCCAGGTCCCGGTCCCACGGGTACCACCGCTCGCGGTCACGCTCCCCCCCGTACCGGCGATACCACTCCCGCTCCCGCTCTCCGGTGTTCAGGGGCCAGTCTCCCACCAAACGGACTGTCCCGCAGGGGGACGCGGAGCGGGAGTACTTCAACCGCTACCGAGAAGTCCCCCCGTACGACATGAAGGCTTACTATGGTCGCTCTGTGGACTTCCGAGACCCGTTTGAGAAGGAGAGATACAGAGAGTGGGAGAGGAACTACAGAGAGTGGTATGAGAAGTTCTACAAGGGCTATGCCGTGGGCGCTCAGCCACGGCCTCCAGTGAACAGAGAGAACTTCTCTCCAGAAAGGTTTGGCCCACCTGGGACCAGACGAGAGAATTCACCGTATGCTCGGGGACGGAGGGAGGAGTAtgctgctgggcagagccaCAGAAATCGTAATATTGCTGGAAACTACCCTGAAAAGCCTGGGAGAGAGAGCCATGGCATCAAAGATCCTACAAAATCGAAAGAGAAGGAGGTGGAAAATCCACTGGGAGATGGCAAAGGcaataaacataaaaaacaccgaaagagaagaaaaggggatGAGAATGAAGGATTTCCCGATGCTGAGCTGTTAGAAGGGGCGAGAAAACCAAGAGAGCCAGTTCCTACAGAAGATGCTAAAACAGACTCTCTGTTCATGCTGCCGAGCAGGGATGATGCCACCCCTGTGAGGGATGAGCCCATGGAAGCGGATTCTATTGCTTTCAAACCAGtgtctgaaaaggagaaaaaagagaaggataaGCCAAAAGCAAAGATTGAGAAGACAAAGCGGAAAGTAGAAGTGGCGGCTGCTCCGAAGAAAGACAACGTGGTGAAACCAGCTAAAGCTTCCCAGGAGAAGGTGGACCCCGATCGCGAAAAATCACCTCGAACAGAACCGCCCGTGAAAAAACTGAAGGAGGAGCTGCCAAAGACAGACAGTGTTAAAACCTCTTCATCTCAGAAAGATGAGAAAGCTCTCGGTACCCCACGGAAGGTTCACCCCAAAGTGGCAAAGGATCACCCAGAAACCAGACCAGCCAAGGAGgagaaggcaaagaaagagCATCCAAAAGAAGCCAAGTCAGACAAGCCCTCCAGCAAGGAGGACAAGTCAAAAAAACCTGCTGAGAAGAGCAAAACTTCCGATGccaaaactgagaaaagaaaaagaaaagcagaggaaaaggttGATAAAGAACACGAAGCCGCTTCCGCAAAAGCCTCTAAACCCGAAACTGCAGAATCGAAAACATCACCCAAAGGGAAGGGTGAGCCTgagggggagaaaggagagcGAACACCAGAGAAGgataaagctgcttttcttaACAACCCCTCCAAAAAGATTAAACTTAACcgagaaactggaaaaaagattGTGAGTGGAGAAAATGTACCACCTGGAAAAGAAGCTGCGGAGAAAcctgagcccagcagcagcaaagttaagccagaaaaggcaaagggaaaagcGAGAAGGAAGGTGACAACAGCTGATGGAGCGAGCTCAACTCTTGTAGATTACACCAG CACGAGTTCTACTGGGGGAAGCCCCGTCAGGAAGCCCGAGGAGAAGCCAGACACCAAACGAACTGTCATTAAGACCCTGGAGGAGTATAACAACGACATAACAGCCCCTGCTGAGGATGTCATTATCATGATCCAGGTCCCTCAGTCCAAGTGGGATAAAGATGACTTCGAATCTGAAGAGGAAGACATCAAAACCaccccccaggtgcccccagcTGTAGGAAAACCCACCAGTGTTATCAAACCCGTGAGTGCGAAGACACCAAACCCCCTCAAACACACTGAAAAGGAGATGGAGCCTctggagaaaacacagaaagctgTGAAAGAGGCCAGTTATGAAAGCGCCCAGCATGATGCCAAGAGTTCCAAAAGTTCCGTGTCGAgtgaaaaaggcaaaaccaaagaCCGGGATCATTCTTTGTCAGACAAGGACACTTctgagaagaggaagagcagtGTTCAGCCAGAAAAAGAGCACTCAGAACGTGTGGCTGaacaaggaaatggaaaaaccaTTTCTCAGTCTTCCAAAGATGGCAGATGTTCGGAGAAACACGACAGTGGCCGTGGCTCAGCTGTGAAGGACTTCACTCCCAACCGGGACAAGAAGTCTGACCACGATGGCAGCAGGGAACATTCGAGTTCCAAGCGCAGGGATGAGAAGAGCGAATCAGCACGGAGGAAAGACTCCCCGTCCCGAACCAGAGACTCCACAGCAGCGCAGAAGAGCAAACCGAGGGAGGAGCGCGTGGAGCCCCCCAAGAAGGGCCCCGTGGAGCCCAAGCGCAGCAGCTACAGCCCCCCCCGGGAGCGCAAGCCCGCGGAGCACAAAGCTGTGCACGACTCCAAACGGCCCGAGGAACACAAACCGCCGGAGAAAAACCCCggcaaggagaaggagaaagagaagcatGTACCAGAAGTCAAGAGCAATAAGGAGAAAGAGCCAGGTGGGAATAAACCACCCGTGAAACAGGAATCGCCGGAAGCGAAGCCGGAGAAGGAGGCGGTGGCGGGGCAGGGCACGGCGGGCGCGGTGAAGCCGAAGCCCCcggtgagcagcagcagcagcgccgcCCGCCTCTCATCTGACCTCACCCGTGAGACCGACGAGGCCGCCTTTGTGCCTGACTACAACGAGAGCGACAGCGAGAGCAACGTGTCTgccaaggaggaggaggctgcgggGAAAACGCCGAAAGAAGCGAAAGAAAAGGCTGTGGAGAAGGCgaaagaggaagcagcagccccGGCTCCACCCGAGCAGCCGGAGGCCGGCAGgagccagagccagagcagccccagcgTGAGCCGCAGCCGCAGCCACAGCCCCTCCGAGAGCCAGACCCggagccacagcagcagtgccagctcagGGGAGAGTCAggacagcaagaaaaagaaaaagaagaaagagaagaagaagcaCAAGAAGCACAAGAAACATAAGAAGCATAAGAAACACATGGGAAATGAACCAGAATTGGAAAAGAgccaaaaacacaaacacaagaagaaaaaatcgAAGAAGAGCAAAGATAAAGAGAAAGACGACCAAAAAGTGAAATCTGTCACGACATAA